The genomic window CTGCCCGATCACCTCGTCGGCGGCGTAGCCGGTGACTTGGGTGAAGGCGCGGTTGACCATCAGGATGCGGTTCGCCGGGTCGGTGACGATGAGGCCCTCGGCGCTGTTCTCGAAGACGCAGGCGGCGAGCTGCAGCTTGCCTTCGGCGGTCTTGCGCCGGGCCTCTTCGGCGAAGGCGTCGAGCGCGAAGGAGACGTTGTCGGCGAGCTTCTGCAGCATCTCGTGCTCCTCGTCGCCGAGCGCGCCGCGGTCGGTGCCGAGGATGCCGATGCCGCCGAGGTGCCCGTCGCGCGACTGCAGCGGCATGTGTACGAAGGACTGCAGGCCCTGCTTGGCGAGGTCGCCGGCGAGGGCGGCGTCGCAGCAGGCGACGGTGTCGCACGCGAGCGGACGGGTCGACGGGCAGGTTTCGCTGGCGAGCAGCGCGTCGGTCATCCGCTGCGCGAAGCCGACGTCGAAGCCGAAGCCGCTGTCGGCGACGATGCGCACGCCGGCGTCGCCGGCGAGGTAGATCCAGGCCACCGGGAAGCCGCCGTCGCTGCGGATCAGGCGGGCGACCTCGGCCAGCAGCGCGTCGCGCTCGTGGATGCGGACGATCGCCTGGTTGGTCTGGCTGAGCACGGTGAGCATGCGGTTGAGCTGGCCGATGCGCTGCTCGGCCTGCTTGCGCTCGCTGATGTCGAGGAACATGCCGACGATGCCGCCGGCCTCGCCGCTGGTGGCGTGGAAGACCGCCTTGTGGAACATCACGTCGCGCTCGACGCCGTCGGCGTCGCGCACCCGCGATTCGTAGATCTGGCTGCCGCCGGCGGCGAGCAGCTCGCAGTCGGCGCGGTGGTAGATGTAGGCAAGCGAGCCCGGCGAGACGTCGAACACCGTCTTGCCGATGATCTCGCTGCGCGGCTTGCCGAGGTAGCGCTCGAAGGCGGTGTTGGCGCCGATGTAGCGGCCCTTGTCGTCCTTGAAGAAGAGCGGCGCCGGGATCGCGTCGAGCAGCTGCTCGAGGAAGTTGAGGTGTTCGCGCAGGCGCAGGTCGAGGCGCTCGCGCTCGGTGACGTCCTCGCCGAACTCGAGGATGTACTCCGGCTTGCCGTCGCGGTCGGGCAGCACCACCTTGCGGAAGCGCAGCCAGCGCTCGGGCTTTTCCGCCGATTCGATGCGCTCGGGCGACAGCTCGATCACCTGCCGGTCGATCATCGCCTGGTAGTCGCCGCGCGTCATGCGGTCGGCGAGCTCGGGGTCGTACAGCTCGTCGGCGGAGCGGCCGACCACCGCCTCGCGGGGGCGGCCGAGGATCTCCTCGGCGGAGCGGTTGACCATCGCCACGCGCAGGTCGCCGGCGCGCTTCAGCACCAGCATGCCGGGGAAGTGTTCGAAGATCGAGTCGAGGATGCGGTGCGATCGTTCGAGCAGGCGTTCGGCCTGGATCCGGCTGCCGGCCTCGCGCTGCAGCGCCAGCTTCTCGTTGTCGAGCTGGCGGGTGCGGCGGGCGACCTCGCGCTCGAGTTCCGCCGGACGCCGCAGCAGGCGCAGCGAGAGCAGGTAGAAGAGCACGCTGCCGAGCGCGTAGAAGCCCCAGGTGATCGGTGCCAGCCCACCGAGGACCGGCGGGATGCGCTGCACGTCGAGGCGCAGGTGGCCGCTGCCGACGAACGGGATGCTGCGGGTGACGCCGGCGGCGGCGGGGTCGAAGCGCTGTTCAAAGACCACCGCCTTCGCCTCGTTGCCCTCCTGGCCGTGCTGCAGGCGGACGCCGTAGCCCTCGGCCTGCAGGTCTTCGAGATGGGAAACGGTTGCCAGGTTCGAGAAGGGAACGACGGCGGCGGCGTAGCCCCAGAAGCGCGGCCGCGGGCCGCCATCCTGCACCGCCAGCGCCTGGCTGACGACCAGCTGGCCGGAGCGTACGGCGAGCACCGGTGCGCCCATCAGGCCGATGCCGGCGTTCGCCTCGAGCAGCGGCACGATGGTGCGGTCGTTGAGCGCCAGCGTGTGGTCGCGGGTGATGATGAACGGCGGATGGCCGTCGCGCGAGATTTCGAGCCGGGTGATCGTGCCGCTGACCTTGATCAGGCTCTGCCCGACGGCGAGGATCTGCGCCGGCGCGCGCGCCGGCAGCGAATCGGCAAGCAGGCGCGTGGCGGTCGCGGTGCGCTCGAGCGCCGCCTCGATCATGCGTACGTGCAGGTTGGCGTGGCGGGTGACCAGCGCCTCGCGCTCGGCGTCGTCGGCGATCTGGCGGTGGACGAGGTAGGCCCCGACCGGCAGCGCGAAGAGCAGCGTCGTGCCGGCGGCGACCACATGGGCCATGCCGCGCGCGTCGCGAATCAGTTGCTGCCAGCGCTTCATCCCGGTTCCACTCCCTGGGGCGCCGCCTGGGCAGCACCGATGCACCATTCACGCAAGATGGGTGCCAGGGGTTCCGGGCGGGATCAGCGCGGCGGCTTCGGCTTGCCGATGGGGTGGAAGACCTTGTCGATGTAGGCGACGATGGCCTGGATGTCGCGCTCCTTCAGCACCGATTTCCAGGCCGGCATCGAGGTGTTGGCGAGCCCTTCGCGGATCGCGTGGACGATGCCCGCGCGCGTCGCGCTGCCCATGAAGGTCGGGTCCTGCAGGTTGCGCGGGTGCGGTTCCATGAACTGGCCGATCCAGTTCATGCCGGTGCCGTCGGCGCCGTGGCAGAACGCGCAGTTCTGCTGGAACAGCTTTTCGCCGCGCCGCTGCTGCGCGCTCAGGCCGTTCACCTTGGGCGGGATGTCGTGCAGCGCGTAGGGGCTGGCGCTGGTGATCGCATCGACCGCGGTCGGCGGCTTGGCCATCGACTCGGCCAGCGAGAAGTTGTTGCGCGGGAAGGAGAGCGGGCGGGCGTCCCATTCGACGCCGTCGTCGCCGGGCGCGCCGCGGTCGTGGCAGCTGACGCAGGCGCCGAGGTAGAGGCGCTTGCCGGCGGCCTCGTCCGGGCTGAGGTTTTCCCAGGGGCGGGAAAGGGGAATCTCTCCGGTGGCAAACGGGAACGCCGCGCGGTAGCGCTCGTGGCCGGGCCAGCCGTTCTCGACGGTGTGGTAGCGGGTGTTCGGCGCCTTGCGCCTGACGAACTCGTCGACGACGAAGTCGGCGACGGCGGCCATCTCCTTCTCGCCGATGACGCCGGCAAAGGATTTCATCGCCGTTCCCGGGCGGCCGTGGCGCAGCGTCTCCAGCACCAGTTCGCGCGTCACCCGCGCCGGGTCGGCCTGCGTGAAGTCGCTCGGCTTCGGGTTCAGGTAGGTGGCGGCGAGCGTCTTCGCATTGCCGGAGTAGCCGTGGCAGAAGTAGCAGCGGAAGTTATAGACGGCGCGGCCGTCCGCTGCCGCTTCCGCCGCGGCCGCTGCCGGGGCGGCGACGGCGAGCGCCAGCGCGGCGCCCGCCAGGATGCGTGCGATCAATTCGCCTCCTTGGGTGCCGCCTTGCGCGCGCTGGGCTTGACGAAGCGCGTGAACACGAACTCGCTGACGTCGACCATCTCCTGCTCGGAGAGCACCTTGTTCCAGGCCGGCATCTCGGTGCCGAGGCGGCCTTCGGCGACCGCGGTGTACAGCGCCGGGCGGTTGAAGGTGCTGCGGAAGGCGGGGTCGAGGAAGTTCCTGGGCTTCGGCCGGATGAAGTAGGCGCGCGGGCCCTTGCCGTCGCCCTTCTTGCCGTGGCAGGTGGCGCAGGTGGCCATGTACAGCTTCTCGCCGGCGGCGGCATTCGGCTTCAGCGCGCTCTGGAAAGGCTGCGCCATGCCGTCCTCGCGCGGCGATGCCGCGCCGCGGCGGCCGGCGTGCGCGTCGGTGCCGGAGACGCCGCGGGTATCGGGCACCATCAGCGCGGCGCGGATGTAGTCGACGACGGCGCCGATGTCGTCGGCCGACAGGCGGTCGGCAAACGGCGCCATCGCCGTGTTCGGGCGGCCCTTGGCCACCGACTGGATCATCCGCTCGCGGGTCAGCTCGGCGCGCGCCTGCGGCGACGCGAAGTCGCGCGGCGGCACGACGCCGACGGTGATCGGCGCACCTTGGCCGCGCTCGCCGTGGCAGGCGACGCAGTTGTGCGCGTAGAGCGTGCGGCCCTTCTGCAGGCGGGGGTCGAGCGCAACCTGCATGAAGGTGTTGCGGATGTAGTCGACGACGGCCTCGATCTCCTTCTTGTCGAGCTGCGTCGTCCATCCGGTCATCGCCGTGCCTTCCTTGCCGTAGGTGACGATGGTGATCATCGACGAGCGCGTCAGCTCGCTGGCCTTGGTGAAGTCGCGCGGCGGCGGCACCAGGCTGCCCTTGGCGCGGCTGTTGCCGTCGCCGCGGTCGCCGTGGCAGACCGAGCAGTAGTTGTGATAGATCACCTCGGGCTTGATCGGCCCGCCCTTCAGCGGGCGCTCGCCGGCAGTCGTCGCGGCGGCGCCGAGCAGGGCGGCGGCGAGGCCGAGGCCGCGGGCGGCACGGGCCAGTCCGGCGGGGGCGAGGGAGAAGCGAATTCGACGCATGGATCCGGTTCCTTGTGGGCAATGGCGTATGGTCGGGGCTTCAGCAAGAAGCGGGCCATGTTTCCCGAAAACGGGAAGTGGCACGAGTGTTGCATGGATGTTGCCCGGTCGTCCAGCCGCCGACGTCGCGGCGAGAGACGACCGAAGGAGAGCATGCATGAGACAACGACTGCTGCCGGCGCTGGTCGCCTGCGTGGCGGTGACCGGCGCACTGGCAGAACCGCTGGACGCGAATGCGTCCGTGGGTCGGCGCGTCTATGTCGAGGTGTGTGCGGCGTGTCATGCCAACGGCGTCGCCGGTGCGCCCCGCTTCGGTAATCGTGCCGAATGGGAGATGCGCCTGCTGCTCGGGCGCAAGGAGCTGATGCGCTCGGTGCTGAAGGGCAAGGGCGCGATGCCGCCGAAGGGCGGCAATGCGTCGGTCAGCGACCTGCAGGCCGAGGCCGCGATGGATTACATGTTGTCCGGCGTCAGGTGACGGCGGACGGGAATTGGAGACGAGGAACGGGTTGTTGTCGCAGTTGCCGGGGTGCCGTCAAGGCCTCTCCCTCTAGTTTCACCCGGCGACTGTTTTTGCGCCGCGGCCCGGCAACGGGCTGCGGCGTTTTTTCCCGGATTCGGGAAGGCGCGGCGAGGCTTGCGCGGTGCAGGCCGTGGATCAGGAGACGATGTGCGTTGGCTGTGGTGCGGTGTGCTGCTGATGGTGACGATGCCCGTGTTCCCGGATATCCGGACGACGCCGCACAGCCTGGCGAAGCGTACGGAGTCGAAGGATCCCAAGGAGGTCTGCGTGTTCTGCCACACGCCGACGATCAACATCGCCGACGACGGGCTGCCGCGCATCGTTCCCGCCTGGCAGCAGCGCTCGCTGCCGGAGAACCACAGCTTCACGATCTACGACGACATCGGTCGCCTGCAGTTCGGCGACAAGCCGGCGATCGGTTCGCAGTCGATCGCCTGCCTGTCCTGTCACGACTCGGCGCAGGCCTTCTCGGTGACCAAGTTCTCCTACGACCATCCCTTCGGTGTCCCCTACCGCGGCTACTCGCGCCACCGGCCGGCGCCGGAGGTGAAGAAGTCCGACGGCGAGGAGGCGCCGTCGGTGGCGGCCAAGCACCTGAAGGCGCTCAACGATTTCCGCGAGCCGAGCAATGCGGTGGTCGACAACCGCACCGTGTGGTGGGTCTCTTCCACCGGCAACGCCGCGCTGCGCAGCCGCAGCGACCTGCCGCTCTACGTCCGCGCCGACGTCGATGCAGGCGGTGAGGTACCATTCGTCGAGTGCGGCAGCTGTCACGATCCGCATTCGGCCAACCCTTTGTTCTTGCGTGTCACGAACCAGGGCAGCAAGCTGTGCCTGACCTGTCACGACAAATAAGGTGAATCCCGGAGAGCTTCCATGTACATGAACACTTTGCGCCTCGCCGGCGCCTGCCTGCTCGGCGCCCTGCTCGCCGCCTGCGCGCCGGTGCAGCAGGTCGAAACCAAGGTCGACAACAAGCCGCTGGTCTTTCCGGGGCCGCCGGACGAGCCGCGCTTCATCTACGAGCGCTCGATCTACAGCAGCGCCGACGTGCAGACGCGCAAGGCCGACGCCGGTCTGAAGCAGATGCTGACCGGTACCGCCGAGGGCGCCGAAGGCCTCGGCAAGCCCTACGCGGTGGTGGTGCATCGCGGCCGGGTGATGGTCACCGACTCCGCCGACCGCTTCGTGCGCGTCTTCGACGTGCCCGCCGGCAAATACTACAAGCTCGGCGAGGACGAGGCGGGGCCGCTGGTCAAGCCTCTCGGCATCGACATCGACAACGCCGGCAATGTCTATGTCGCCGACGCGACGGCGAAGGCGATCATGATCTACGACGCCAAGGGCAAGTTCCTGCGCAAGATCGGCGGGCCGAAGCAGTTCGACCGTCTGTCCAGCGTCACCGTCGACGCCGAGGGCAAGCGCATCTACGTCGTCGACATCGGCGGCGTCTCGTCCGAGCAGCACCGCGTGCGCGTCTACGACGCCGCCAGCGGCAACCACCTGTTCGACATCGGCAAGCGCGGCAAGGGACAGGGCGAATTCAACCTGCCGCGCGACGTCGCCATCGGCAAGGACGGCCGCATCTACGTCGTCGACGGCGGCAACTTCCGGGTCCAGGTCTTCGACGCCACGGGAAAGTACCTGCAGGCCTTCGGCACGATCGGCAAGCAGCTCGGCAACTTCGCGCGGCCGAAGGAAGTGGCGACCGACAACGACGGCAACGTCTACGTGGTCGACGCCGCCTTCGGCAACTTCCAGATCTTCAGCCCGGACGGCGACCTGCTGATGTACGTCGGCGAGCGCTCCGAGCGCGACGGCCCGGGGCGCTACATGCTGCCGTCCGGCATCTACGTCGACGAGGACGGGCGCATCTATATGGTCGACCAGTGGTTCCGCAAGGTCGATATCTTCCGTCCGGTCAAGCTCTCGGCCGACGGCGGCTTCCTTGGCAAGCGGCCGGTGGCGGAGGCGCGCCAGTAGCGGGATTTTCCGGGAGGCGGCGGGTGCGGCTTCCCGCTGCCGAGAAATCCCCCAGGAATTTTATGGGAATTCTCGGTGGCGAAAGGCGGAATGGCAGTGGGTTTTGCGAATAAAATTAAATAAAAACAAATACATGACATTGATGTTGGTTCCTGGCACGCTTACTGCATAGATAGGGGCGAGGGCCGAGGCCCGAGAGTTACACAAGAACCCATCAATCTTTTCGGGAAGTGGAGAGAAATCATGGAACGCAAAAGCACCATCGCCAAGCTGACCGGCAATCTCCTGAAGCTGGTCGCCGTTTCCGCGCTGATGTTCGGCGCCGTCGGTGTCTCGCAACAGGCTGTCGCGGGCATCGCCAACACCAAGCACAACCTCGGCTCGACCGGTGGTGCGGGCAACAACAAGGTCTCCGACACGGGCGAGATCTGCGTCTTCTGCCATACGCCGCACGCGGCCGATACGACCGCTCCGGCGCCGTTGTGGAACAAGAACCTGTCCAACATCACGGGCTTCACCACCTACGCCAGCCTGAACTCGAGCACGATCGACGGCGAAATCCTCTCCGTCGGCTCGGTCTCGATCGCCTGCCTGTCCTGCCATGACGGCACGCAGGCCATGGACAACATCATCAACGCCCCGGGCTCGGGCGCTTACGACGCCACCGGCGGCGGCGCCACCGGCCGCGGCTACACCTGGGCCGGCGCCAACGTCGACGTCGACGGCAAGATGAAGAACACGACGGTGGCCATGCTCGGCACCGACCTGAAGAACGACCATCCGATCGGCATCCAGTACTGCGGTGGCGGCGTCACCGCCGGTGCACCGACCGGTGCCGGCTGCAAGGACGGCGACTTCCAGGGCAAGGCTTCGGGTACCGCGGCGGCGCTGCAGAGCGCGACGATCAACAGCAACCTGGTGTGGTGGGTCGACACCTCGGTCGGTACCGCCGGTACGCGTGAGAAGACCGACATGATCCTC from Azospira restricta includes these protein-coding regions:
- a CDS encoding EAL and GGDEF domain-containing protein, translating into MKRWQQLIRDARGMAHVVAAGTTLLFALPVGAYLVHRQIADDAEREALVTRHANLHVRMIEAALERTATATRLLADSLPARAPAQILAVGQSLIKVSGTITRLEISRDGHPPFIITRDHTLALNDRTIVPLLEANAGIGLMGAPVLAVRSGQLVVSQALAVQDGGPRPRFWGYAAAVVPFSNLATVSHLEDLQAEGYGVRLQHGQEGNEAKAVVFEQRFDPAAAGVTRSIPFVGSGHLRLDVQRIPPVLGGLAPITWGFYALGSVLFYLLSLRLLRRPAELEREVARRTRQLDNEKLALQREAGSRIQAERLLERSHRILDSIFEHFPGMLVLKRAGDLRVAMVNRSAEEILGRPREAVVGRSADELYDPELADRMTRGDYQAMIDRQVIELSPERIESAEKPERWLRFRKVVLPDRDGKPEYILEFGEDVTERERLDLRLREHLNFLEQLLDAIPAPLFFKDDKGRYIGANTAFERYLGKPRSEIIGKTVFDVSPGSLAYIYHRADCELLAAGGSQIYESRVRDADGVERDVMFHKAVFHATSGEAGGIVGMFLDISERKQAEQRIGQLNRMLTVLSQTNQAIVRIHERDALLAEVARLIRSDGGFPVAWIYLAGDAGVRIVADSGFGFDVGFAQRMTDALLASETCPSTRPLACDTVACCDAALAGDLAKQGLQSFVHMPLQSRDGHLGGIGILGTDRGALGDEEHEMLQKLADNVSFALDAFAEEARRKTAEGKLQLAACVFENSAEGLIVTDPANRILMVNRAFTQVTGYAADEVIGQTPALLSSGRQDPAFYKQMWKSLHERGEWRGEIENRRKNGEIYPEWLNISIVRDSAGELTNYVAVFSDLTARKEIEARVNFLAHYDALTSLPNRVLFTNRLEQFMAQARAGKRKLAVMFLDIDRFKLINDSVGHDAGDTLLLEVSNRLLACLPKGSDVSRLGGDEFAVILSGMDSPAAAATCASTIQHALRQQLRIEEHEIHLSVSIGISVFPDDADSVEALAAHADTARYAAAENGGNAYRFFQPEMNSRSAERMRLESRLHHALDRGELSVYFQPLIAARSGQIIGAEALLRWRHDEVDAFVSPATFVPLLEETGLIVGIGEWVMRIACQENQRWRDASGRELFVAVNLSAVQLADDALVDKVGAILREQRFDPRHLEIELTESAVMRDAQRGVRTMQQLKALGVSLSIDDFGTGYSSLSYLKQLPLDTLKIDRSFVIDAPTDPEAVSIIRAIIALGHSLHLEIIAEGVEHPAQVNFLRDNGADILQGYYFAQPLPAEQFMDLITGGPAYPVAAPQPALQLAPPPQPGKVAGALRSGGKG
- a CDS encoding c-type cytochrome; protein product: MIARILAGAALALAVAAPAAAAAEAAADGRAVYNFRCYFCHGYSGNAKTLAATYLNPKPSDFTQADPARVTRELVLETLRHGRPGTAMKSFAGVIGEKEMAAVADFVVDEFVRRKAPNTRYHTVENGWPGHERYRAAFPFATGEIPLSRPWENLSPDEAAGKRLYLGACVSCHDRGAPGDDGVEWDARPLSFPRNNFSLAESMAKPPTAVDAITSASPYALHDIPPKVNGLSAQQRRGEKLFQQNCAFCHGADGTGMNWIGQFMEPHPRNLQDPTFMGSATRAGIVHAIREGLANTSMPAWKSVLKERDIQAIVAYIDKVFHPIGKPKPPR
- a CDS encoding c-type cytochrome; protein product: MRRIRFSLAPAGLARAARGLGLAAALLGAAATTAGERPLKGGPIKPEVIYHNYCSVCHGDRGDGNSRAKGSLVPPPRDFTKASELTRSSMITIVTYGKEGTAMTGWTTQLDKKEIEAVVDYIRNTFMQVALDPRLQKGRTLYAHNCVACHGERGQGAPITVGVVPPRDFASPQARAELTRERMIQSVAKGRPNTAMAPFADRLSADDIGAVVDYIRAALMVPDTRGVSGTDAHAGRRGAASPREDGMAQPFQSALKPNAAAGEKLYMATCATCHGKKGDGKGPRAYFIRPKPRNFLDPAFRSTFNRPALYTAVAEGRLGTEMPAWNKVLSEQEMVDVSEFVFTRFVKPSARKAAPKEAN
- a CDS encoding c-type cytochrome, which codes for MRQRLLPALVACVAVTGALAEPLDANASVGRRVYVEVCAACHANGVAGAPRFGNRAEWEMRLLLGRKELMRSVLKGKGAMPPKGGNASVSDLQAEAAMDYMLSGVR
- a CDS encoding cytochrome c3 family protein, which produces MRWLWCGVLLMVTMPVFPDIRTTPHSLAKRTESKDPKEVCVFCHTPTINIADDGLPRIVPAWQQRSLPENHSFTIYDDIGRLQFGDKPAIGSQSIACLSCHDSAQAFSVTKFSYDHPFGVPYRGYSRHRPAPEVKKSDGEEAPSVAAKHLKALNDFREPSNAVVDNRTVWWVSSTGNAALRSRSDLPLYVRADVDAGGEVPFVECGSCHDPHSANPLFLRVTNQGSKLCLTCHDK
- a CDS encoding 6-bladed beta-propeller; this translates as MYMNTLRLAGACLLGALLAACAPVQQVETKVDNKPLVFPGPPDEPRFIYERSIYSSADVQTRKADAGLKQMLTGTAEGAEGLGKPYAVVVHRGRVMVTDSADRFVRVFDVPAGKYYKLGEDEAGPLVKPLGIDIDNAGNVYVADATAKAIMIYDAKGKFLRKIGGPKQFDRLSSVTVDAEGKRIYVVDIGGVSSEQHRVRVYDAASGNHLFDIGKRGKGQGEFNLPRDVAIGKDGRIYVVDGGNFRVQVFDATGKYLQAFGTIGKQLGNFARPKEVATDNDGNVYVVDAAFGNFQIFSPDGDLLMYVGERSERDGPGRYMLPSGIYVDEDGRIYMVDQWFRKVDIFRPVKLSADGGFLGKRPVAEARQ
- a CDS encoding cytochrome c3 family protein, translating into MERKSTIAKLTGNLLKLVAVSALMFGAVGVSQQAVAGIANTKHNLGSTGGAGNNKVSDTGEICVFCHTPHAADTTAPAPLWNKNLSNITGFTTYASLNSSTIDGEILSVGSVSIACLSCHDGTQAMDNIINAPGSGAYDATGGGATGRGYTWAGANVDVDGKMKNTTVAMLGTDLKNDHPIGIQYCGGGVTAGAPTGAGCKDGDFQGKASGTAAALQSATINSNLVWWVDTSVGTAGTREKTDMILYTRTFAAGSGPSVECASCHDPHTEANPTFLRVSNTGSGVCLSCHVK